In the genome of Mangifera indica cultivar Alphonso chromosome 9, CATAS_Mindica_2.1, whole genome shotgun sequence, the window AGAGAATCACACTTTAAAAGCTCTACTCTAAAAAGAGAATCATACTTTAAAAGCCTTATACTAGAAgttcatattttacatttagaattctaatatattattatgtttcaCCCATACGGGTTGACTATACATTAGCTTCTTATTAGTCCTAAACAAGCATTGCAATGACGATGTCATCACTCGTGTTGTATCATTGCAACTAGATGACGTGAGATATCAAATAATACGTACTTTAGAATATTCACATTTCATAACCTAAGGTCATATAAACCTCCAATTTGGGATACAAATCTTATACCTTACACTTAGGATCCTAATATTGGGACCAACCTAAGAATTTATGTTGGAAAATGATGGAACTACTTTGAAACCAATATATCCCAACACACTTAATTGGTGTTAGGGGCAATCAATTCAATGGACAATGGAACTTGGTTATGCCCATAGGAAGATTAGTCTGtctaaaatcttaattaattgattGTAGACTAAATTTGATTCATAAAGGAACGTTACCTTATGAGCTGTTTAGTTGTACTGGTTTGATTAACTCACAACAATAAGAAATGCAATCAGCAAGAGTTCTCTTATATCTAAGTCTCCACTGAACTGCCAATTTCCACCTTTGTATAGACAATTTAGTCTTACCCGATAATGATAACTCAGCACCATTCCTTCCACTCTGCAAACCATTGGCCTCTAAGAATGTGCAAGCCTCACCTCCAAAAGTTGACAAATGCCTTTTCAGCTCCGTAGGGGTATTGAACTCTTGGATTTTGTCGATGGTAGACAGTAAAATGATGTCTTCTTCGATTGAAGTTGGCAAATTATTCAACTGATCCTGGCAATTCTTCAATATCCATTTCATAACAGATACCTCATTGTCTACGGAGAGTTGACACCCTGAATAAGCAAGGTGTCCAACTGCTCTTCGCTGGTTCACAGGTGTCAGCCATAATCGCAAAGCAGATAATAGAGCAAATGATGGTTTCCCATTTTGATGGATATACTGTGATTCCTTGGGCCATGAACCAGATGAATAAATGCCAGTGTCTAATGGTATAAAAACCTTGTCATTTGGattttcatttaaaagaaaTCCATAGTGTTCGAGCAGCTCTAAATTTGTATATGTCCCATAACTTAAGAGAACCTGCAGATAACAAAGCACAGATTCAAATTCCATCTGACCTCACCATAAGAGTAAATTACTAGATAGACTTGTTTTATTAGTACTCTCACTATAAGAATGAAACTTTTTCATCTAAACCTTAAACCTGACACCAATCTAGAAATTGTAAAGCAACAAAAGGAGATGTATGAATCATTACACAATACTGAAAGTTGAAAACCTGAAATTGAAAGTATATTGAGAAATTTCACAAAAAGGGCAATACATCAAACACTGAATGAAGAATTtaaacaatcatgaaaaatgTGGTTTTATGATCAATTAATCTTTTACCCAAGATCTTTATCAACCCTAATTATACAAGCAACTTCAAACAGAATTTACCCTTCCACACAAGAACATTATATGGTTGGCAGGGAAATTACATTAGCTTAAGCAGTTCATCTATTACAAGaacaaacataataaatttaaattatacacTTTACACAGGAACTTGTTCAAACATGGACTGCAAATATCAGTAGCTAGTGAATTTGAGTGAATTGCTTTTACCCCCGCCAACCAATTTCTATaagaaacaaatttaaagtTCATAAAAACTGTGCAGTAGCTTTCGACAAGAATAACTACATAATTCATGATAAATCATCACAAGAAACAATGAAACAACAAATTCTACTTCCAGCACACTTATCATAATTTCGTAGGAACATCATTTATTTCAAACAGAGAACAAAAATCACATGCTAAAGTATTAACTTACTGATTCAGTGCATGTAAACCTAGCTAGATTTACTTTCTAAAGTACTACTTAGTACTTATcccaaataagaaaaaaactcAGAAAATCATATTTTAGTCAAAAGGAATTTACAGAGGCCTGAGTCAAATCAAATAACAATTGTGcgttttatatataattcaaccaTGGCTCAGATAATCAATTGATTTCATAAGTCAGATTTCAATAGGTTACACTAAAACTCACTTCACATTCAGATTCATGCATGATTCATCATCTCTCCTATAGTCagtacatattaaaaataagtggcattataaattttaattaacatcttTTACAGCTTTATAGAGAAATTCGTTAAAAGATATTATCTGTCATGTGGAAACATTAATATGAagttattaattattcattttaaaggTATTTTCTGATGTCATTTTGCACATCTGTGACCACCAGACTAGTGATTTCCTTCAGACGCTTCTGAATGCAGACAGTCAAGAAGTAAAAAtgcaaacaataaaataatttgatagtGAGGTCAAAATCAAGCCATCATGCACCCACACTTTCTAGTACCTGTTCTCCCTTTCTATAGCTTAGCCTAGCATAAAAACAGTAAGCATTAGCTTCTTCCTCGAACCAACCATCTGTTAACCTCTGCAGTTGAGGATTGATTTTCTCAGAATCTAAGATACTTTCTCCATCACCCTCTGCGAGGGATGAGGAATTCATTGTACCTCCCACATTTTCAGAGCCATTTGGCTCTTCCCCAGGTGCAGCATAGTTGAATAAATCTCCCACAGGACATAAACACCCAGCTTCATCCCATGCTATATGCATTGTCCGAGATGAAACCTATAGACACGACAAATTCaagaatatattttaactcACAATAAAAATAAGCCATCTCAGAATATAGTTTCTGATATCCTGAGGCTAATCCATTTGTCAATTCTAGGAATATGACTAAGATTGAGTGGTCTAATCAACCaggaaaaaatttcaaaccatgCCAAATAACTCAAAAACCAGAATCCATTAGTTGAGGTTAAGGATTCTCCATTAGTAGTGAAGGTTAAGGATTCTCACAGTTGCAGAAGCCCAAAGCCATGCCCTAAATGAGACAAGTTGAGGCTTTAGCTGAAGTTGTTCCATTACTTTACTGGCTTCTTTCCACTCCAATTCAGCTTTCAACGTCGCCTTCTCTGCAGCCCAGATAGCATCATCTACCTAAACCAGTTAACTGTAAGAGAAACTAACAACTAACTCAATTCACTTCTAAAagccaaaaacaaagaaaaagaaatgaaaattttaaaaattaaaactgaaCTTGCAGAGCACGCTGCTCAAATTGGCCAAAAGTTGCAAGTAGATCATAACTACGCGGCAGAAGCACCAAGTAAGGATGCCACCGTGAATTTTTTCCTTTACCcatttcatataataaacataaagtCAATATCTGCATTGCAAAAACggaagaaaatagaaataagCGACTAGAATTCAAAATGAAACAATATAATATCTATTATGTAAAATAGTAATGAAATAGAAACCTGGGTAGAGGAAAGAGAAGAGTGTGAATTGATGGCATGAGATAGATTGTGATCCTCATTCAATGAAGACTGTGCTGTAAATAAAGCTGATTTTGGGACTTTTAGTATCAACGCTCCTTTTCTGAGATCACGCACAGCACCCAATCCTCTTCTGCAATGATTAGaagtaattaataaacaattagaacGCAGAACGCGAAAGAATTACAAAGACTaacaaaatatttgtaataactacaatagaaataataaataaacatttactTACCCGCCTGCTAGAGGGAAATGAGAGACGATAAGAGAGTGGCCTAAACAAGAGCGAGAGTGAGAAGGGGTTCCATTAGTAGAGTCTGTTATTCCGAGATGTGCTGCCCATTTCAGCAAATTTTGAAGCTGTTTCTCTTctgtttccatttttttttcttactcaATGGGTTGTAGAAGGGGTTTTTAAtttggccaaacaactatttcccacccaaagtatactgcaatgtcaagtttccaccctttaactataaaaacaCCAAACATCTATCCATGGgcgattaaatttaacaaaactctaacggtgataagggtaaaatcgttattttctctataatattaaaaataaactaaaatagaatctacttttaccctcctaaactttaaaaactaaaattttcccctaacctaaattttaaaaaatcacagtttcaccctagggtttcgttttgaaatctctgacgacatCTCCGATTCTATttagacgatttctcttcccaaacaACGTCTCTTTACGCCGGATgagttggggtggagttgagagGGGTCGTCGATAGAAGAGAAACCGTCAGGAGGGGAAGACGACCGACAATagcgtcggagaaagtgaaagggtttggaaataaaccctaggggggaaatgcgatcttttcaaacttagcttagggaaaaaatattagtttttaaatttttagagagaaaaatgagattaaatttatcatcattagggttttgttaaatttaacatgtcatagatgggtgtttggtgtttccatagttaaagggtggaaacgaACATTACAGcagaccttgggtgggacataacatttggccttttaatttttatccaaGGGGAATCGAACCTTATAACTCAACTTTGACCGCATATTCAAACGCAAACATGGAGGAGTGGGCCGGGCTGCAACTCACCACTTATGAGCCTTTTTGCCAAGTTGGTGTGACAAAAACTTCAGATTTAGAACATGACCCAAAAAGAATGTGCTCTCACATAGAGATTGACAATTTTGGCCTCAGTTTAAGAACTTCAACCCTGATAAGGGGAAAATTCtccaacaaaaatgaaaaaggaaatgaaaatagagattaaaaaaatctctataattgAGAATTGGCTGAAGATAGGGACACATGGGTCACCTCTCTACCCCCATCCTTatccttttatattaaaatatttatttaaaatactaatatatctttatagttttaaattatttatatttttcaaatttatttaagtttttgttatgcatattaaagtaattaatatgttatatttgTGACATTCGAAATAGTgagttattgttaattttacttaattttattatttaatatatttatattatgtttaaaaagtaTAAGGAGGAGATTTTTCCTTACGAATACAAAGAAAGGAGTTTTCTCTACAGAGACATAAAGGGGATATGGAGAGGATTTTTCTTCGCAATGAGAAGATgggaaatcattttcatccttgCAATAAAGACTACCTAAGGACAAAAACATGATCAGAGATTGAGATCTCCTTATCCCTCCCTATTGTCATCCCTACTCTCATCAACCTTTGACATGTAATATGTATACTTTTGTGGATTGTCCCActaacttataattttttaattaatttataatattttttgacaTATCATAT includes:
- the LOC123226045 gene encoding protein SET DOMAIN GROUP 40 isoform X2, with amino-acid sequence METEEKQLQNLLKWAAHLGITDSTNGTPSHSRSCLGHSLIVSHFPLAGGRGLGAVRDLRKGALILKVPKSALFTAQSSLNEDHNLSHAINSHSSLSSTQILTLCLLYEMGKGKNSRWHPYLVLLPRSYDLLATFGQFEQRALQVDDAIWAAEKATLKAELEWKEASKVMEQLQLKPQLVSFRAWLWASATVLLSYGTYTNLELLEHYGFLLNENPNDKVFIPLDTGIYSSGSWPKESQYIHQNGKPSFALLSALRLWLTPVNQRRAVGHLAYSGCQLSVDNEVSVMKWILKNCQDQLNNLPTSIEEDIILLSTIDKIQEFNTPTELKRHLSTFGGEACTFLEANGLQSGRNGAELSLSGKTKLSIQRWKLAVQWRLRYKRTLADCISYCCELIKPVQLNSS
- the LOC123226045 gene encoding protein SET DOMAIN GROUP 40 isoform X1: METEEKQLQNLLKWAAHLGITDSTNGTPSHSRSCLGHSLIVSHFPLAGGRGLGAVRDLRKGALILKVPKSALFTAQSSLNEDHNLSHAINSHSSLSSTQILTLCLLYEMGKGKNSRWHPYLVLLPRSYDLLATFGQFEQRALQVDDAIWAAEKATLKAELEWKEASKVMEQLQLKPQLVSFRAWLWASATVSSRTMHIAWDEAGCLCPVGDLFNYAAPGEEPNGSENVGGTMNSSSLAEGDGESILDSEKINPQLQRLTDGWFEEEANAYCFYARLSYRKGEQVLLSYGTYTNLELLEHYGFLLNENPNDKVFIPLDTGIYSSGSWPKESQYIHQNGKPSFALLSALRLWLTPVNQRRAVGHLAYSGCQLSVDNEVSVMKWILKNCQDQLNNLPTSIEEDIILLSTIDKIQEFNTPTELKRHLSTFGGEACTFLEANGLQSGRNGAELSLSGKTKLSIQRWKLAVQWRLRYKRTLADCISYCCELIKPVQLNSS